A window of the Euzebya pacifica genome harbors these coding sequences:
- a CDS encoding transglutaminase-like domain-containing protein, which produces MLVRYGYEIGITCEAPTPLICLLSVHPDLMRDLRAPESFFTTPAVPSSTHIDLHGNRARRLVAPAGAFSLWGDATVSVDGLFDVAYPAAREVAVPDLPSETLVYLQGSRYCETDLLSQTAWDMFGHLAPGWSRVQAICDFVHQHVRFDYGEARATRTAQETFEEGVGVCRDFAHLAVALCRALNIPTRYVNGHISDIGLPPVLDPMDFSAWIEVYLDQGWCTFDPRNNSPRIGRIVVSRGRDAADVALISSFGPHELTNFRVWTYEVDAV; this is translated from the coding sequence ATGTTGGTTCGCTACGGCTACGAGATCGGGATCACCTGCGAGGCCCCGACGCCGCTGATCTGCCTGCTGTCGGTGCATCCCGACCTGATGCGTGACCTGCGCGCGCCGGAGTCGTTCTTCACCACGCCCGCCGTGCCCAGCTCCACCCACATCGACCTGCACGGCAACCGGGCCCGTCGCCTCGTCGCACCGGCTGGGGCGTTCTCGTTGTGGGGTGACGCGACGGTGTCGGTCGACGGGCTCTTCGACGTCGCCTACCCCGCGGCCAGGGAGGTCGCCGTCCCCGACCTGCCGTCGGAGACGCTGGTCTACCTGCAGGGCAGCCGGTACTGCGAGACCGACCTGCTGAGCCAGACGGCGTGGGACATGTTCGGCCACCTGGCGCCGGGCTGGTCGCGGGTCCAGGCGATCTGCGACTTCGTGCACCAGCACGTCCGGTTCGACTACGGCGAGGCCCGGGCAACCCGGACGGCACAGGAGACGTTCGAGGAGGGGGTGGGGGTGTGCCGTGACTTCGCGCACCTGGCGGTCGCCCTGTGCCGTGCGCTCAACATCCCCACCCGCTACGTCAACGGCCACATCAGCGACATCGGCCTGCCGCCCGTCCTGGATCCGATGGACTTCAGCGCCTGGATCGAGGTGTACCTCGACCAGGGGTGGTGCACCTTCGATCCGCGCAACAACAGCCCCCGGATCGGCCGGATCGTGGTCTCACGGGGCCGTGATGCGGCAGACGTGGCGCTGATCTCCAGCTTCGGCCCCCACGAGCTGACCAACTTCCGGGTTTGGACCTACGAGGTCGACGCCGTCTGA
- a CDS encoding VOC family protein, which yields MTLALRYCHVTVTDHEAALGFYRDALGLEVRNDVSSGGHRWVTLGIPDQPGTDIVLSDPYGGRSEADGDTIAELVTKGVFGMVVFRTDDLDKVFEAAEASGAEVMQEPTEQPWGPRDCAFRDPAGNMVRIEQTTPAEQA from the coding sequence ATGACTCTCGCACTTCGCTACTGCCACGTCACCGTCACCGACCACGAGGCCGCGCTCGGCTTCTACCGCGATGCCCTGGGCCTGGAGGTCCGCAACGACGTCAGCTCCGGCGGCCACCGCTGGGTGACGCTGGGCATCCCCGACCAACCCGGGACCGACATCGTCCTGTCCGACCCCTACGGCGGCCGCTCGGAGGCCGACGGCGACACCATCGCCGAGCTGGTCACCAAGGGGGTGTTCGGCATGGTCGTGTTCCGTACCGACGACCTCGACAAGGTGTTCGAAGCCGCAGAGGCGTCGGGCGCCGAGGTCATGCAGGAGCCGACCGAGCAGCCTTGGGGACCCCGCGACTGCGCCTTCCGCGACCCCGCCGGCAACATGGTCCGCATCGAGCAGACCACCCCCGCCGAGCAGGCCTGA
- a CDS encoding helix-turn-helix transcriptional regulator produces the protein MQPETLADLANLRRARDFMDREYDRPLDVAAVARRALMSPSHFSRRFRAVYGETPYAYLMTRRIERAMTLLRAGTSVTDACMAVGCSSLGSFSSRFTEVVGMSPSEYRAQEHPAEKAMPTCVAKANTRPPRSPGRRSSRIGEASGISAH, from the coding sequence ATGCAACCCGAGACGCTGGCTGACCTGGCCAACCTCAGACGGGCCCGTGACTTCATGGACCGGGAGTACGACCGGCCGCTGGACGTGGCGGCGGTCGCCCGGCGGGCGCTGATGTCCCCCTCTCACTTCTCCCGCCGGTTCCGGGCGGTGTACGGCGAGACGCCCTACGCCTACCTGATGACCCGGCGCATCGAGCGGGCCATGACCCTGCTGCGGGCCGGAACCAGCGTGACCGACGCCTGCATGGCGGTCGGCTGCTCGTCCCTGGGGTCGTTCAGCAGCCGGTTCACCGAGGTCGTGGGGATGTCACCGAGCGAGTACCGCGCACAGGAGCACCCCGCCGAGAAGGCGATGCCGACCTGTGTCGCCAAGGCCAACACCCGACCACCACGATCCCCTGGTCGCCGGTCGAGCAGGATCGGAGAAGCGTCGGGGATTTCCGCTCACTAG
- a CDS encoding NAD(P)-dependent alcohol dehydrogenase — protein MKAWTFDRYGSPDVLRLEDVPDPAPGPGEVLVDIRAAALNPYDWRILGSDPLVARVSLGLRRPRAGAILGADLTGEVVALGDGVTDLAVGDRVLGEVELGACAQRAVASADRLVVVPDGVTDIQAAAVPMAGQTAWKAVHAVGRVGAGDRVLVNGASGGVGTFAVQLAVAAGATVTGVCSGGNAELVRSLGAAAVVDYTVTDFTEERTAYDVLIDTKGTHPLRRFLRTLVPDGRLVLVGGGGGKLLGPATHVLLGVLANHLQRRTIGVVGWKPNAADLAAVIGLVADGAVSPVIDRVVPFADVPDALRYLRLGHARGKVVIEV, from the coding sequence GTGAAGGCCTGGACGTTCGACCGCTACGGCAGCCCCGACGTGCTGCGCCTGGAGGACGTGCCCGACCCCGCCCCGGGCCCCGGCGAGGTGCTGGTGGACATCCGGGCGGCGGCGCTGAACCCCTACGACTGGCGGATCCTCGGGTCCGACCCGCTGGTGGCTCGCGTGTCGCTCGGGCTGCGGCGTCCTCGGGCCGGGGCGATCCTCGGCGCCGACCTGACCGGCGAGGTCGTCGCCCTCGGTGACGGGGTGACCGACCTGGCCGTGGGCGACCGCGTCCTCGGCGAGGTCGAGCTCGGCGCCTGCGCGCAGCGGGCGGTGGCGTCGGCTGACCGGCTGGTCGTCGTGCCCGACGGCGTCACCGACATCCAGGCGGCAGCTGTGCCGATGGCCGGGCAGACGGCGTGGAAGGCGGTGCATGCCGTCGGCCGGGTCGGTGCGGGCGACCGGGTGCTCGTCAACGGCGCGTCCGGTGGGGTGGGCACGTTCGCGGTGCAGCTGGCCGTGGCCGCGGGCGCGACCGTCACCGGGGTCTGCAGCGGCGGCAACGCCGAGCTGGTCCGCTCGCTCGGCGCCGCTGCCGTGGTCGACTACACAGTGACGGACTTCACCGAGGAACGAACGGCGTACGACGTCCTCATCGACACCAAGGGGACCCATCCCCTGCGGCGGTTCCTGCGGACGCTGGTCCCCGACGGCCGCCTCGTGCTGGTCGGCGGGGGCGGCGGGAAGCTGCTCGGCCCCGCCACCCACGTCCTGCTCGGCGTGCTGGCCAACCACCTGCAGCGCCGGACCATCGGCGTGGTGGGCTGGAAGCCGAACGCGGCCGACCTGGCGGCGGTGATCGGGTTGGTGGCCGACGGGGCCGTGTCACCGGTGATCGACCGTGTGGTGCCGTTCGCCGACGTCCCCGACGCCCTGCGCTACCTCCGACTGGGCCATGCACGGGGAAAGGTTGTCATCGAGGTGTGA
- a CDS encoding MMPL family transporter, translating into MYQLARRIGDASARRPWVTIAAWLMGIIVVLATAGSIGGAFVDDMTAPGSQSERANQLLADRFPDAAGGSAMAVFAAEDGQPLVAHREVIADALQRIRAVDHVVAVSDPFVDGTVSDDSRIGFATIAFDTPSVDLGPAPLAALDAAVGPARSADLAAELGGDAIFINAETETSGAEAIGLVAALVILVIAFGTVVAALVPIALALTAVAAGLGGITLLAAVMDTSTSAPTIGAMIGLGVGIDYALFVVARYREHRTAGLPNEQALSLAMGSSGSAVVFAGGTVVVAMAALVLTGLGFLGSIGLATSLVVLFAVASALTLLPAILTLLGDRIDAGRLIGRGRAPVPSEDTRWWQFAHRVSGRPWPWLLAATALLVLLAAPAIRMETGFPDAGDDSVETTHRRAHDLLAEGFGPGSNAPLLLVLDLVDTGLAAEDVPTIVAAVRADPGVVMVGQPVTSPGGDAVVVPVVPATDAADPATSATLQRVRAVAPDGLYVAGLTAMTDDLTTQLTDTLPVFVAAILAASFLLLMVVFRSVAVPLKAAVMNLLSIGGAYGVVVAVFQWGWFGGLFGLDGTYLIASPMPTIFFAVLFGLSMDYEVFLLSRIREEYAVTGDNAESVARGMAGTGRVITSAALIMMAVFGSFVGNTSPLVKMMGLGLSTAIVLDATIVRMVIVPATMALMGRANWWLPGWLDRLLPHVDLDHAVASAPAVPVIDVTTRPRSLEEIS; encoded by the coding sequence GTGTACCAGCTCGCTCGTCGCATCGGCGACGCCAGCGCCCGCCGCCCATGGGTCACCATCGCTGCCTGGCTGATGGGGATCATCGTCGTCCTCGCCACGGCCGGATCGATCGGCGGCGCGTTCGTCGACGACATGACGGCCCCGGGCAGCCAGAGCGAACGCGCCAACCAGCTGCTGGCCGACCGCTTCCCCGACGCTGCAGGGGGCAGCGCCATGGCGGTGTTCGCCGCCGAGGACGGCCAGCCGCTGGTCGCCCACCGCGAGGTGATCGCCGACGCCCTCCAACGGATCCGTGCCGTCGACCACGTGGTCGCGGTCTCCGATCCGTTCGTCGACGGCACCGTGTCGGACGACAGCCGGATCGGGTTCGCCACCATCGCCTTCGACACGCCGTCGGTGGACCTCGGACCGGCGCCGCTCGCCGCCCTCGACGCAGCCGTGGGACCGGCCCGGAGCGCCGATCTCGCCGCAGAGCTCGGTGGTGACGCGATCTTCATCAACGCCGAGACCGAGACGTCGGGCGCGGAGGCCATCGGGTTGGTGGCGGCCCTCGTCATCCTCGTCATCGCGTTCGGCACCGTCGTCGCAGCGTTGGTGCCGATCGCCCTCGCGCTGACCGCCGTGGCCGCCGGCCTCGGGGGGATCACCCTGCTCGCCGCGGTCATGGACACCTCCACCTCCGCGCCAACCATCGGCGCGATGATCGGCCTCGGGGTCGGCATCGACTACGCCCTGTTCGTCGTCGCCCGGTACCGCGAGCACCGCACCGCCGGGCTGCCCAACGAACAGGCGCTGTCCCTCGCGATGGGCTCCTCCGGGTCGGCGGTGGTCTTCGCCGGCGGGACTGTCGTGGTGGCCATGGCGGCCCTGGTCCTGACCGGCCTCGGGTTCCTCGGATCGATCGGCTTGGCCACCTCCCTCGTGGTGCTGTTCGCCGTCGCCAGCGCCCTGACGTTGCTGCCGGCCATCCTCACGCTGCTCGGCGACCGCATCGACGCTGGTCGCCTGATCGGGCGCGGCCGCGCGCCGGTGCCGAGCGAGGACACCCGCTGGTGGCAGTTCGCGCATCGCGTCTCCGGCCGCCCGTGGCCGTGGCTGCTGGCCGCGACGGCCCTGCTGGTGCTGCTCGCGGCCCCGGCGATCCGCATGGAGACCGGCTTCCCCGACGCCGGGGACGACTCGGTGGAGACCACCCATCGCCGTGCCCACGACCTGCTGGCCGAGGGCTTCGGCCCGGGGTCGAACGCGCCGTTGTTGCTCGTGCTGGACCTGGTCGACACCGGCCTGGCCGCCGAGGACGTACCCACGATCGTGGCCGCGGTACGGGCCGACCCCGGCGTGGTGATGGTCGGGCAACCCGTGACGTCGCCGGGCGGCGACGCGGTCGTGGTGCCGGTCGTACCCGCCACTGACGCCGCGGACCCCGCGACGTCGGCGACGTTGCAGCGCGTCCGGGCTGTCGCGCCCGACGGGCTGTACGTAGCCGGGCTGACCGCGATGACCGACGACCTGACCACCCAGCTGACTGACACGCTGCCGGTGTTCGTCGCCGCCATCCTTGCCGCATCGTTCCTGCTGCTGATGGTCGTGTTCCGCTCCGTCGCCGTCCCGCTGAAGGCGGCGGTGATGAACCTGCTGTCCATCGGCGGGGCCTACGGCGTCGTCGTCGCGGTGTTCCAGTGGGGCTGGTTCGGTGGCCTGTTCGGACTGGACGGCACCTACCTGATCGCCTCGCCCATGCCGACCATCTTCTTCGCCGTGCTGTTCGGCCTGTCCATGGACTACGAGGTCTTCCTCCTCTCGCGCATCCGCGAGGAGTACGCGGTGACAGGCGACAACGCCGAGTCCGTCGCCCGGGGCATGGCCGGTACCGGCCGCGTCATCACCTCGGCCGCCCTGATCATGATGGCGGTGTTCGGCAGCTTCGTCGGCAACACCTCGCCGTTGGTGAAGATGATGGGGCTCGGGTTGTCGACGGCGATCGTCCTCGACGCCACGATCGTCCGGATGGTGATCGTGCCTGCGACGATGGCGCTGATGGGCCGCGCCAACTGGTGGCTGCCCGGCTGGCTGGATCGTCTGCTGCCCCACGTCGACCTCGACCACGCGGTCGCATCCGCCCCAGCGGTTCCCGTCATCGACGTGACCACCCGCCCGCGCTCGCTGGAGGAGATCTCGTGA
- a CDS encoding sensor histidine kinase yields MSPGSTTAARRNVDTPGPLGAPRPAERVRRSGPFVRWPRTADAVLATVVFVLTTTVTEGPGDTLMTRSVQDVPVPALLAFAVASAALYRRRHEPLVVLAVVLVCFAATLDSGFADAGGTLLIGLYSVGRYAPSQQRGIVGVVVAIVLIAADGLLAGLPWGEVVVSGVAMEVAWSIGRRLRLRGERAVALQREKDVEAHRIVMEERTRIARELHDVVAHRVSSMTVQAGAAKAVAARDPEAALRAMTAVEEAGREALDELRHLLGVLRLEADLDGAGPQPGLQDLPRLVEQTRRAGLEVTLSIDGVAAPLPARVELSAYRIVQESLTNVLKHAGPGARADVTLQADRRRLVVEVLDDGAGVNGEPGSGHGIVGMRERATLLGGSLVAGPRPRGGYLVRAELPIDGDAA; encoded by the coding sequence GTGAGCCCCGGGTCGACCACCGCTGCCCGCCGGAACGTGGACACGCCCGGCCCCCTCGGCGCGCCACGACCTGCGGAGCGGGTCCGACGGTCGGGCCCGTTCGTGCGCTGGCCGCGCACGGCAGACGCGGTGCTTGCCACCGTCGTGTTCGTGCTGACGACGACGGTGACCGAGGGGCCCGGCGACACCCTGATGACCCGGTCCGTGCAGGACGTGCCCGTCCCGGCGCTCCTCGCCTTCGCCGTCGCGTCCGCTGCCCTGTATCGCCGTCGCCACGAGCCGCTGGTGGTCCTCGCCGTGGTGCTGGTCTGCTTCGCAGCGACGCTCGACTCCGGCTTCGCCGACGCCGGCGGCACCCTGCTGATCGGCCTGTACAGCGTCGGCCGGTACGCCCCCTCCCAGCAACGGGGAATCGTCGGCGTCGTCGTCGCCATCGTCCTGATCGCCGCCGACGGACTGCTCGCCGGACTGCCGTGGGGCGAGGTCGTGGTGTCCGGCGTGGCCATGGAGGTGGCCTGGTCCATCGGTCGTCGGCTGCGTCTCCGCGGTGAGCGGGCGGTGGCCCTCCAGCGCGAGAAGGACGTGGAGGCCCATCGGATCGTGATGGAGGAACGCACACGTATCGCACGCGAGCTGCACGACGTCGTCGCCCACCGGGTCAGCTCGATGACGGTGCAGGCCGGCGCCGCCAAGGCCGTCGCGGCACGTGACCCCGAAGCCGCCCTGCGTGCGATGACGGCGGTGGAGGAGGCCGGCCGCGAGGCCCTCGACGAGCTGCGGCACCTCCTCGGCGTGCTGCGGCTCGAGGCCGACCTCGACGGTGCGGGTCCGCAACCGGGACTGCAGGACCTACCCCGCCTGGTGGAGCAGACGCGTCGCGCAGGGCTGGAGGTCACGCTGTCCATCGATGGGGTGGCCGCGCCGCTGCCAGCGCGGGTCGAGCTGTCGGCCTACCGGATCGTGCAGGAGTCGTTGACCAACGTCCTCAAGCACGCCGGCCCGGGCGCTCGGGCCGACGTCACCCTGCAGGCAGACCGGCGCCGGCTGGTCGTGGAGGTCCTCGACGACGGCGCCGGGGTGAACGGCGAGCCCGGCAGCGGCCACGGCATCGTCGGCATGCGGGAACGGGCCACCCTCCTCGGGGGCAGCCTCGTTGCCGGCCCGCGACCGCGGGGCGGGTACCTGGTTCGCGCCGAGCTGCCGATCGACGGAGACGCCGCGTGA
- a CDS encoding response regulator transcription factor has protein sequence MTIRVAVVDDQTLVRSGFAMILGANDDIDVVAEAATGVEAVAVAREHRPDVVLMDIRMPEMDGIEATIRILQEADTTPGHEVRVLILTTFDPDEYVYRALRAGASGFVLKDTPADQLVQAVRTIADGGALLAPSITRRLISRFGQQLSTDRAVADRLDRLTEREREVTAAVARGASNAEIAEALFIGAATVKSHVSNVLTKLGLRDRAQIVVFAYESGLVEPGDIDIGY, from the coding sequence GTGACCATCCGTGTGGCGGTCGTGGACGACCAGACGTTGGTCCGCAGCGGGTTCGCGATGATCCTCGGCGCCAACGACGACATCGACGTGGTCGCAGAGGCGGCGACCGGGGTCGAGGCGGTTGCTGTGGCCCGCGAGCATCGTCCCGACGTCGTGCTGATGGACATCCGGATGCCCGAGATGGACGGCATCGAGGCCACCATCCGCATCCTGCAGGAGGCAGACACGACGCCCGGCCACGAGGTCCGGGTGCTGATCCTCACCACCTTCGACCCCGACGAGTACGTCTACCGGGCCCTCCGGGCCGGTGCCAGCGGGTTCGTGCTGAAGGACACCCCGGCCGACCAGCTGGTGCAGGCGGTGCGCACCATCGCCGACGGCGGTGCCCTGCTGGCCCCGTCGATCACCCGTCGGCTGATCAGCCGGTTCGGCCAGCAGCTGTCGACCGACCGAGCGGTCGCCGACCGGCTGGACCGGCTGACCGAACGGGAGCGGGAGGTCACCGCCGCGGTCGCCCGTGGTGCCTCCAACGCCGAGATCGCCGAGGCGTTGTTCATCGGTGCGGCGACGGTGAAGTCCCACGTCTCCAACGTCCTGACCAAGCTGGGCCTGCGCGACCGCGCGCAGATCGTGGTGTTCGCCTACGAGAGCGGCCTGGTCGAACCCGGCGACATCGACATCGGGTACTGA